From Candidatus Mycalebacterium zealandia:
CACTTCCTCCTCCTGAAAAGATTTCATCGGCTCACCGTGCCGCTCTTTGCGTATCAGCCACGCCTTCATCATCTCCGGCATTTCGCCGATTTCGGGAAGCGTCCCGAGTTCAAAAACTTTTGGCATATTTATTTCCCCCTTTTTACGGATTAAACAAACCCGTTTTTTTAATTATCTCCTCAATATGTTCATTAGCGCTTTCATTCGCTTTCGCCGTTCCATGCCTCAAAATATCGCGCACATCATCGGGGCGTTTTTCAAATTCCGCCCTTTTCTCCCGAAACGGCTCCAGAACCGCGTTTATCGCTTTGGCAAGTTTCTGTTTTACCTCAACATCGCCCACCGCGCCCTTGCGGTAACGGTCTTTCAAGTCTTCAATTTCCTCAACATCGGGATTAAAGGCGTCGTGATATTCAAAAACCGGATTCCCCTCAACCGTGCCGGGAATATCCGCCCTTACGCGCTTGGGGTCGGTAAACATTCCGCCCACTTTTTTGTTCACCTCTTTTTCCGTGTCGGACAGATAAATACAGTTGTTGAGACTTTTGCTCATCTTGCGGTCGCCGTCCAGCCCGACAAGGCGTGAGACCCTGCTGATTACCGGCTCCGGCTCCTCAAACATTTCGCCGTAAAGCGAATTGAACCTGCGGGCGAGTTCGCGCGTGAGTTCAATGTGGCTGAGCTGGTCTTCACCGACCGGCACCTTTGTCGCCTTGAAAACCAGTATGTCCGAAGCCATAAGCACCGGATAGCCGAGCAACCCCACCGAATACGCCTCGCCGACTCCCAAATCCTGAATCTTTTCTTTGAGCGTGGGAATTCTGCCGCAACGCGGAACCGAACACAGCATGGACAAAATCACGTTCAGGCGCGATATGGCGGAAATCTGCGACTGAATGTAGAAAACCGATTTTTCGGGATTCATTCCCACCGAAAGCCAGTCCGTTACCATTTCAAGCGTGCTTTTCTCCACCTCGCCCGTTTTGTCAAAATGGGTTGTGAGCATGTGCAGGTCGGCAACGAGAAAAAAACACGCGTATTGGTCCTGAAACTTCAGGCGGTTCTCAAGTGAGCCGGCAAGATGCCCCAGATGGAGCCGCCCGGTCGGTCTGTCGCCGGTTACAAGTATGTGTTTGTCCGCCATTTTGAGCGTTTATGCTACTCGGACGGGCGCAAAACCGCAAAATCCCCGCGCAGATTTTCAGTTATAATGTCGCCTCGGAGGAGCGTAAGAGTGTCCGAAGAAAAAAAATCCAAAGTAGAAGCAATCAAGGAAAAGAGCGACTATCTGCGCGGAAACATAAGCGAGACGCTCAAAGGCGATGACTCGCATTTTACCGAAGAAGACTACCAACTTCTGAAATTTCACGGAATTTACCAGCAGGACGACCGGGATGTGCGCCAGCAACTGAAAAAAGAGGGCAAAGAGCGCAAATATATGTTCATGGTGCGCACAAAAAACCCCGGCGGCGGTGAACTTTCACCGCAACAGTGGGAGGCGCTTTGCGAAGCGGGGGAAAAATACGCAAACGGCACTTTGAGAATCACAACGCGCCAGACCATTCAGTTTCACGGAATCGGAAAGGACAACCTGAAAAACGCGATGCGGTACCTGAATGAAAATTTTGTGCCCACAAACGGCGCGTGCGGAGACGTGAACAGAAACACGATGGCGGGTCCCGTTTCGGACATCACCGGTTCGGGCGCGTTCAACGCGCAGGAACTTGCGCGCGAAATCTCCGAAAACCTGTCGTTCAAAACAACCGCCTACTACGATGTCTGGATGGACGGCGAGATGATGACAAAAGACGAACCGCCGCCAAGCAATGAAATTGAGCCGATGTATGGAAAGGCGTATCTGCCGCGTAAATTCAAAATCGGCATAGCGGAAGAGCACGACAACTCTGTGGACGTTCACACGAACGACATAGGCGTAGTTCCCGTTATCAACGGCGAACTGAAAGGTTTTAATATTCTGGTCGGCGGCGGTCTTGGCAGCCACCACAGGCAGAAACGCACGTTCCCGCGCCTCGCGGACCCGCTCGGTTTCGTCAGCGAAGACAAAGTCCACGACACGCTGAAAGCCATATTAGAGTTTCAAAGAGACAACGGCGACAGAACAGATCGCAAACACGCACGCATGAAATACGTTGTTGAGGAATGGGGAATTGACAAAGTGCGCTCCGAGATTGAAAAACGGGTCGGTTTCAAGTTTGAGCCCGTAACCGAATTCACTCTGCGCCAGCCCGAAAATCACCTCGGCTGGCACACACAAAGCGACCCCGAATTAATGTATGTCGGCATATTTGTTGAAAACGGCAGAATTAAAGACACATCCGGAAATCGGACAAAAACCTGCATAAGGGAAATTGTGAAGGAATACGGAGCGGGCGTCCGGCTGACCGCTCTTCAAAACATCATTCTTTCGGGCATTCCGAAAAACAAAAAGGACGAAATCTCAGCGCGGCTTGAATCGGCGGGCGTCAAAACGGAGGACGAATACTCAAAAATCCGCCTGAACTCAATGGCATGCCCCGCTCTGCCCACCTGCGGGCTCGCGCTTGCCGAAGCCGAAAGATATATGCCGGACCTAATTTCCGAACTTGAAAAAATGGGATACGGCGACGAGAACATCAAAATCAGAATGAGCGGCTGTCCGAATTCGTGCTCGCGCCCGCCCACTTCGGAAATCGGGCTTATTGGGGCGTCTCCGGGGAAATACAACATCTACCTCGGCGGCAATTTTGAGGGAACGCGCATGAACACGCTTTACGAGGAGATGGTTTCCGAAAGCGAACTCGCGCCAAAAATCGCGGAGTTCATAGATTTTTACAGGGAAAACGGCAAAGATGGCGAAGCGTTCGGAGATTTCTGCGCTCGCGTGGGTTTTGACGAGATAAGAAAATCAACGCGCCCGGAGGGAGTCGAACCCCCAACCTCCTGATCCGTAGTCAGACGCTCTGTCCAGTTGAGCTACGGGCGCTTGCAAGAGGGCTATTGTATCAGAGATACGCGAATATGGAAAAGTTAGAGACGCTTCTTGACACCGAAATTGACTCTTTTCTGTCCAAAGCGCGGGAACTTACCGAGGTTAAGGCGCTTGTTTCGGGAAGTTTGAGCAAAGAGCAGTATAAAAAACTGCTCCGAACCTTCTGTTTTGTTGAGCAGATAAGCCACAGAGCGGTGAACACCGCCGCGATTTACGCGGGCGAGAAGGGAAACGCCTATCTCGCGGGGCGGCTCGGCTCATGCGCGGCGGGAGAATTGGGGCACGCCGAACTCGCATTGGAAGATTTGCGGGATTTGGGTGAAAAAAACGCGAAAATACCGGTTGCGAAAAACTGGGAAAGGGAATTGCTTGAAAAAGCGCGTGAATTTCCGCCCGCGATTGTGGGGCATTCATATCTGTTTGAAGGGGCGAGCGGAATTCTGTTCCAGAACGCGGTTGTTCCAAAGGGAATGCCGGAGCGGTTTGTGGTTGTTCACGCCAAGGAAGACCCCGCGCACGCAAGGGCGATTAAACGCACAATCCGCATAATGGTTAAAGACCTGACCCCGAAGAAAACCCTCGAAATCGCGGACTTCGCCCGAAAATCCG
This genomic window contains:
- the trpS gene encoding tryptophan--tRNA ligase; this translates as MADKHILVTGDRPTGRLHLGHLAGSLENRLKFQDQYACFFLVADLHMLTTHFDKTGEVEKSTLEMVTDWLSVGMNPEKSVFYIQSQISAISRLNVILSMLCSVPRCGRIPTLKEKIQDLGVGEAYSVGLLGYPVLMASDILVFKATKVPVGEDQLSHIELTRELARRFNSLYGEMFEEPEPVISRVSRLVGLDGDRKMSKSLNNCIYLSDTEKEVNKKVGGMFTDPKRVRADIPGTVEGNPVFEYHDAFNPDVEEIEDLKDRYRKGAVGDVEVKQKLAKAINAVLEPFREKRAEFEKRPDDVRDILRHGTAKANESANEHIEEIIKKTGLFNP
- a CDS encoding NADPH-dependent assimilatory sulfite reductase hemoprotein subunit, which codes for MPQMEPPGRSVAGYKYVFVRHFERLCYSDGRKTAKSPRRFSVIMSPRRSVRVSEEKKSKVEAIKEKSDYLRGNISETLKGDDSHFTEEDYQLLKFHGIYQQDDRDVRQQLKKEGKERKYMFMVRTKNPGGGELSPQQWEALCEAGEKYANGTLRITTRQTIQFHGIGKDNLKNAMRYLNENFVPTNGACGDVNRNTMAGPVSDITGSGAFNAQELAREISENLSFKTTAYYDVWMDGEMMTKDEPPPSNEIEPMYGKAYLPRKFKIGIAEEHDNSVDVHTNDIGVVPVINGELKGFNILVGGGLGSHHRQKRTFPRLADPLGFVSEDKVHDTLKAILEFQRDNGDRTDRKHARMKYVVEEWGIDKVRSEIEKRVGFKFEPVTEFTLRQPENHLGWHTQSDPELMYVGIFVENGRIKDTSGNRTKTCIREIVKEYGAGVRLTALQNIILSGIPKNKKDEISARLESAGVKTEDEYSKIRLNSMACPALPTCGLALAEAERYMPDLISELEKMGYGDENIKIRMSGCPNSCSRPPTSEIGLIGASPGKYNIYLGGNFEGTRMNTLYEEMVSESELAPKIAEFIDFYRENGKDGEAFGDFCARVGFDEIRKSTRPEGVEPPTS